One window of the Marinilactibacillus sp. Marseille-P9653 genome contains the following:
- a CDS encoding tyrosine-type recombinase/integrase: MPVHKLRHTYASLLFESVATMKEVLTRLGHGDIKTTMNVYTHTTKASIDKSTERFSNYFDF, from the coding sequence ATACCCGTTCATAAATTGAGACATACGTATGCCTCACTTCTGTTTGAATCTGTGGCTACTATGAAAGAAGTTTTAACTAGATTGGGACATGGAGATATTAAGACTACAATGAACGTATATACTCATACTACTAAAGCTAGTATAGACAAATCGACTGAACGCTTCTCTAATTATTTTGACTTCTAA
- a CDS encoding GNAT family N-acetyltransferase, which translates to MINLKEMAYEKLEPEIEKIFDQQNEDTFDQVPERNAEKIVIGAYNGKDLVGGIIGNKQYQNIHVAMLAVKDDYRGQSVGSMLLEEIEKRSREMDIIHITLSTKSYQAEGFYKKHGYEVFGTLEDMPIKGVTKFYFHKRLN; encoded by the coding sequence ATGATCAATTTAAAAGAAATGGCATACGAAAAGTTAGAACCAGAAATTGAAAAAATCTTTGATCAGCAAAACGAAGATACATTTGATCAAGTTCCGGAACGGAACGCCGAGAAAATCGTTATAGGTGCTTACAACGGAAAAGACCTAGTTGGTGGCATCATTGGAAACAAACAATACCAGAACATCCACGTTGCAATGCTCGCAGTTAAAGATGACTACAGAGGCCAATCAGTAGGTAGCATGCTCTTAGAAGAAATTGAAAAGAGATCGAGAGAGATGGATATCATTCACATCACACTCTCTACAAAAAGTTACCAGGCTGAAGGGTTCTATAAAAAACACGGTTATGAAGTATTTGGTACACTTGAAGACATGCCGATCAAAGGTGTAACGAAATTCTATTTCCATAAACGCTTAAATTAA